The Priestia megaterium NBRC 15308 = ATCC 14581 region AAAACGTGCATCAGCTAAAACAATTAACATCGTTATGCCTTACTATGGCTATGCTCGTCAGGATCGTAAAGCTCGTGCACGTGAACCAATCACTGCCAAATTAGCAGCAAATATCATTGAAAAAGCGGGAGCTACTCGTATTATCACATTAGATTTACATGCTCCTCAAATTCAAGGTTTCTTCGATATTCCAATTGACCATTTAGTAGGTGTTCCAATTTTAGGTGAATACTTCAAGAGTAAAAACCTTGATGACGTTGTTGTTGTATCTCCGGACCACGGTGGCGTAACGCGTGCTCGCCGTTTAGCGGAACGTCTAAAAGCGCCGATCGCTATCATTGACAAACGTCGCCCACGTCCAAACGTAGCAGAAGTTATGAACATTGTTGGACAAGTGGAAGGAAAAACAGCAATCTTGATTGATGACATGATTGATACAGCTGGTACAATTACAATTGGTGCAAGTGCATTAATTGAAGCAGGTGCAAAAGAAGTATATGCTTGTTGTACACACCCAGTACTTTCAGGCCCTGCGATTGAGCGTATTCAAAACTCTACAATCAAAGAGTTAGCTGTAACAAACTCTATTGCTTTAACAGAAGATAAGAAAATTGATAAAGTAACAGAACTTTCAGTAGCTCCGTTAATCGGTGAAGCGATTATTCGTGTTCACGAAGAGCAATCAGTTAGTACATTATTTGATTGATAAACAGAACCTCTTTCCATTTGGAAAGAGGTTTTTTTGAAAAAAATTTAAATGTGCCAACCCTTGATTTTAAAGCGCTTTGGATGGAATGCACAAAGATATATTACTGTTCAAACTGGGTTTCATGTTTAGCAACCTTCTAAAAAGGGTACATTTTAAGTAGAAAACATACTGGAAGGTGAATAAAATGAGTATTTCAATTCAAGCAAATAAAAGAACGGATTTCAAAAATTCTACAAATAGAAAGATTCGCGACGAAGGAAACTTCCCAGCGGTTGTTTACGGAAATAAAACAGAATCCACACCTATTTACTTAAACAGTGCTGATTTTATTAAGACTATTCGTGAAGCAGGACGCAATGGAGTGTTAACGTTACAAGTGGATAAGCAAAAATATTCCGTAATGTTACATGATATTCAAACTGATCCATTAAAAAACGAAATTGTCCACGCCGATTTCCAAGTGATCGACATGAAGAAAGAAATTGATACTGAAGTTTCTTTATCTCTAGTAGGAGAAGCAAAAGGAACAAAAGAAGGCGGCGTATTACAGCAGTCTTTATATGAAATTTCATTAAAAGGCTTGCCGCAGGATATCCCATCGTCTATTGATGTAGATGTATCAGAGTTAGGAATTAATGATACAATCACAGTAGCGGATATTAAGGTAGGTAAAAAGCTGGAAATTACGCATAATGCAGAAGATACAGTTGCTTCTGTGCTACCTCCTCAACAGGAAGAAGAGCCGGACAGCGGCGAAGTTCAGGATGCTGAAGGCGATGTTGAAGCAACAAAAGAAAAAAATAACGAAGAATAATATAAAAAGACGTAACCAAAAGGTTACGTCTTTTTATGTGAATTGATTATAATAAAAGTGATACTATATAGTAATGTAAAACATTAAAGACATTTACCTATTATGTACAACTTACATAGAGTGGAAAGGAGTATCTATTTTGAAATTAATCGTTGGTTTAGGGAATCCTGGAAAAGAATATGACCGTACCCGTCATAACATAGGATTTATGGCAATTGATAAAATTGCTGAACAGTTTATGATTTCACTAGATAAAACAAAGTTTAGCGGAATATATGGAACAGGTATAATAAAAGGAGAAAAAGTCATATTATTAAAGCCTCTAACATATATGAATTTATCAGGAGAAAGTATTCGCCCGTTAATGGACTATTTTGATATAGACGTCGAAGACTTGCTTGTTATTTACGATGACTTAGATTTACCGTGCGGAAAAGTAAGATTGCGTACAAAAGGAAGTCCGGGCGGCCATAACGGAATAAAATCAATTATTCAGCATTTAAAAACCCAAGAGTTTAACCGAATTCGTATTGGAATCGATCGTCCGAAAAACGGTATGAAAGTAGTTGATTACGTACTAGGGCGCTTTACAGAAGATGAAATGGTTCATATGGAAGAAGCGATGAAAACGTCTATACACGCGAGTGAAGATTTTTTAGGTAAACCGTTCTTAGAAGTAATGAATCGCTATAATTAAGTAGAATAAAATTTCTCTCAATCGTCCATACTAACACTAAAAGATTTGGGAGGATTTGTATGTCTATTCATTATTTCTGTAGACATTGTGGCGCAAAAGTCGGTATGATAGAAAAGACAGCTCACAATACAGAAGCACTCGGTTTTAATCACCTAACCGCAGATGAACGAAAAGACTTTATTCACTACCATAATAGTGGAGATATCGTGGTTAAAATTATTTGTGAAGACTGTCAAGAAGCGCTAGAACGAAATCCAGACTATCATCAGTACGAAACATTTATACAATAAAAAGCTTTGGTCTCAAACCAAAGCGTTTTTCTGTTTAGTTTAGACATATCATGGGAGGAGGGAATTCCTTTGCGAGGGATTAGACAGCAATTTGAAGAAAATAAAGAAATTGGAGCTGTTGTCAGCAGCTTAGAAGAAGGTTTGAAAGAACAGTTAGTAACGGGAATTTCCGGTTCAGCTCGATCTGTATTAATGGCACTCTTAAATGAGGATAAAAAATACCCTTTATTAGTAGTGACTCATAATTTATATCAAGCTCAAAAAGTGTATGAAGACCTTTTGCATCTTTTACCGGAAAAAGACGTTTTCTTATACCCTGTTAACGATTTAGTTGCTACAGAAGTGGGGATTGCAAGTCCAGAATTAAAGGCTCAGCGAATTGAAGTACTCAATTATTGGAGTCAACATACAGGTGGAGTAGTTGTAACACCGCTTGCAGGAATTCGAAAGCTGCTGCCTCCTAAAGCAAGATGGGAGCAAACACAGCTGCCGTTTCAAATGGGAATTGACATCGACGTTGATCATTATTTAAAAAGGTTAGTTGAGTTGGGCTATGAGCGGGCATCTATGGTTTCAGCTCCGGGTGAGTTTAGTGTGCGCGGAGGAATCATTGACATTTATCCGTTAACAGAAGAGCTACCTGTCCGAATTGAACTATTTGATACGGAGATTGATTCCATTCGTACTTTTACAATCGAGGATCAACGCTCTCAAGAGCAGTTAAAAGAAATTTCAATCGGTCCTGCTACGGAAATCATTGTGAACCAAAATGAAGTGGCCCAAGGAATTGAAGAACTAGAAGCACAGCTGGCTTCGACGCTGCAACAAGTAAAAAACGCAGCGCTAAAAGCTACCTTAACAGAAAATATTAAAGGTGAAATCGAACAGCTGCGTCAAGGTCAGCTTCTTGAAAATATGTTCAAGTATTTATCATTCTTCTACGAATCGCCTGCTAGTTTACTAGATTATTTACCAGAAGGCGGCCTTGTCATCTTTGATGAAACCACTCGAATTCAAGAAACGTCTGATCAGCTTGAAACAGAGGAAGCTGAATGGATAACCGAATTATTAGGACAGGGGCAAATTGTTCGAGACGTTCAATTATCTCATAAGCTCCCATCTCTTATTCAGCGAGCAAAACATCAGTTTTTATACTTATCGTTATTTTTGAAGCACGTATCGTATACGAGTCCGCAAAATATTATTAATATTTCATGTAAGCAGATGCAGCAGTTTTACGGCCAAATGAACTTATTAAAAAGTGAAATTGAACGTTGGAAAAATGCTAATTATACGGTAGTCCTCTTAGGAGCAGATAAAGAGCGCGTGAAAAAACTTGAAGGTGTACTAGCAGATTATGATATTGATTCATCTATTTTAGATGGAAATGGTCAGCTTGTGCCAGGTCTTGTTCAAATTATTGAAGGCGATTTACAAATGGGCTTTGAACTGCCGATGCAAAAATTAGCTGTTTTAACCGAGGAAGAATTGTTTAAAAAACGGGTAAAGAAATCAAAGCGTCGTCAAAAGCTTTCCAATGCAGAACGTATTAAAAGCTATTCAGAGTTAAACGTAGGTGACTATGTCGTTCACGTGAACCACGGTATTGGCCGTTATTTAGGAATGGAAACGTTAGAGATTAACGGTAATCATAAAGATTATATCCATATCAAATATGAAGGCTCTGACAAGCTGTACGTTCCTGTTGAACAGATTGATCAAGTACAAAAATATGTAGGCTCTGAAGGGAAAGAGCCAAAAGTATATAAACTTGGCGGAAATGACTGGAAGAAAGTGAAACGAAAAGTTGAGTCTTCTGTTCAAGATATCGCTGATGACTTAATTAAACTGTATGCAGAGCGTGAAGCAAGTAAAGGTTATGCATTTTCCCCCGATGGCGATTTACAAAGAGAATTTGAAACAGCTTTCCCTTATCAAGAAACCGAAGATCAGCTTCGTTCTGTACAAGAAATTAAAAAGGATATGGAACATGAAAGACCAATGGATCGTTTGCTTTGTGGAGACGTTGGATATGGAAAAACAGAAGTAGCCATTCGTGCTGCATTTAAAGCTGTGACAGATGGAAAACAAGTGGCTATTTTAGTGCCAACCACTATTTTAGCTCAGCAGCACTATGAAACCATCCGTGAGCGTTTTCAAGACTATCCAATCAACATTGGGCTATTGAGCCGCTTTCGCAGTCGTAAACAGCAGCAAGAAACAATTAAAGGGCTAAAAAACGGGACCGTAGATGTGGTGATTGGTACACATCGTTTACTATCTAAAGACGTGATTTATAAAGATTTAGGATTGTTAGTTATCGATGAAGAGCAGCGTTTTGGTGTAACGCACAAGGAAAAAATCAAGCAAATGAAAGCAAACGTTGATGTCCTTACACTTACAGCAACACCTATTCCACGAACATTACATATGTCTATGTTGGGCGTAAGGGATTTGTCTGTTATTGAAACGCCGCCTGAAAATCGTTTTCCGGTTCAAACATATGTAGTGGAGTATAATCCGGTTTTAGTTCGTGAAGCGATTGAGCGTGAGTTAGCGCGTGATGGCCAAGTTTACTTTTTATATAATCGCGTAGAAGATATTGAACGAAAAGCAGAAGAAATTTCGATGCTCGTGCCTGATGCTAGGGTAACGTATGCCCACGGAAAAATGAATGAAACCGAACTCGAAGCGGTTATCTTAAGCTTTTTAGAAGGCGAATATGACGTGATTGTGAGTACAACCATTATCGAAACGGGAGTAGATATTCCCAATGTAAATACGCTTATTGTCAATAATGCTGATAAGATGGGATTATCACAACTGTATCAATTAAGAGGGCGTGTAGGTCGTTCAAACCGCGTGGCATATGCGTACTTTACGTATCACAAAGACAAAGTACTGACAGAAGTAGCTGAAAAGCGTCTGCAAGCTATTAAAGAATTCACCGAATTAGGTTCTGGTTTTAAAATTGCTATGCGTGATCTTTCAATACGTGGTGCCGGAAACTTACTGGGTGCTCAGCAGCATGGATTTATCGATTCTGTCGGTTTCGATCTCTACTCGCAAATGCTTAAAGAAGCGATAGAGGAAAGACGCGGGTCTGACGGAGAAAGTGTGAAATTTAATGTGGAAATGAATCTGGACTTAGACGCATATATTCCTGATCAGTACATTACAGACGGCCGCTTGAAAATTGAGATGTATAAGCGCTTTAGAGGAATTGAAGCACTAGAAGATATTCAAGAATTGCAGGATGAAATGATTGATCGTTTTGGAGAGTATCCGGCTGAGGTTGAGTATTTGTTTAAAGTAGCTGAAACAAAAGTATATGCAACGCAGAACTTAGTAGAATCTATTCTTCAGTCAAAACAAGAAATTTCTATTCTGTTGTCTGAAGAAGCGAGCTCAACGGTAGACGGCCAAAAATTATTCATGCTAGGTGATCAATTCGGCAGAATGGTCAGCTTAGGTATGGAAGGCAAGAAAGTAAAATTAGTGGTTAATGTAAAAGGACTTGCTCAAAAAGAATGGCTCAATATTGTGTATCAGTTAGTAAAAGGAGTAGCCACTGTTAAAAAAGAACAAGTTACGAATTAAAACAGGCAAGACAAAAGTATTTTAGTTAAAGGAAAATCCGAACGATGAATTGAGGTTCTTGATAAAGAATCCAACCCGTTCGGATTTTTTTATTGATATGGTGAATACAGGTTTCATGTATGTGGCTGCTTTTAGATGGTGATTGAAGGACAAGACAAAGACTCCCGCGGGAAAAGCGGAAAGCGAAGTCTTGCACAGAAATCAGCAGCGGTGTCTCAAGCGGTTTACCTCATGTCTCCTAGTTGTTCGTCTTTAGGCGAGATAGGTTTAGTTATGTCTCAGCCTCTCTTGTATAGTCAAATAAAAATATCCAGATCCCCATGTTTTGGCGGTTTTTTGGACATTTTTTTAATAAAAGCACACTTTTTAACAAAAAAAGAGATGGTTGGTGAATAGAAGTTGTAGAGTGAAGAATACTAACCTCAACAAAGGTGAACCTTTTATCATATAGCCATCAGTGATATTCACCAACTATTTTAATCATCATATGAAAGAGAGGCTTCAATGAATGAAAGCAACAGGTATTGTTCGTCGTATTGATGATTTGGGTCGCGTTGTGATTCCAAAAGAAATTAGAAGAACGCTTCGCATCCGAGAGGGAGATCCGCTAGAGATTTTCGTCGATCGCGATGGAGAAGTTATTTTAAAGAAATATTCGCCAATTAGTGAATTAGGAGACTTTGCAAAAGAGTATGGCGAAGCGCTATACGATAGCTTAGGTCATCCTGTACTTATTTGTGACCGCGATGTATTTATTGCGGTAGCAGGAAGTTCTAAAAAAGAATACTTAAATAAAAACATTAGTTCGTTAGTGGAATCTGTTATGGAAAGCCGCAGTTCTTCTTTAGTAACCGATGGGAAAAACCTTGAATTTGTCGATGGATACGAAGAAAATATTTCTTCTTATACAATCGGTCCGATTATTGCAAATGGAGATCCGATTGGAGCTGTTGTCATTTTCTCAAAAGATAAGTCCCTTGGTGAAGTAGAGCATAAAGCCGCCGAAACAGCAGCTAGCTTCTTATCTCGTCAAATGGAGCAGTAAGCGTAATTATCTTTATTTTACATTATCTACTGAAAAGGTAGCAGTTTCTGCTGCCTTTTTTCATGCTGTCTTACCTTAGAAATAAAGAGAACATGATATAATGGTACGGTATTTTATTTATTGGAAAGTGCAGGATGTTTTATAAGAACAAAGCTCTATTCTATTGCGGTTAGCGGCTAATAAAAAGAGTTGTTCACATCATTACAAGCTGCAGGTGAAAGGTGTAGGAATGCAGAAACAATCAAAGCTCTATTCTATTTTTAACGGCGCCATTATTTTAACGCTCGCAGGTTTATTTACGAAAATCTTAAGTGCCACTTATCGTATTCCATATCACCATATTGCGGGAGATATAGGGTTTTATATCTATCAGCAAGTTTATCCGCTATATGGAATTGCGCTACAGCTAGGTACATATGGTTTCCCTGTAATTATTTCAAAGTTAGTAGCTGATTATGGGGCAACAAACCGGAGAAAGGAAATACGGGGAATACTTCAAGTTTCATTTGCTTTTTTGTTTGTAGTAGGCTGCACGATATTTGCGCTCGAATATATCTTTGCAGAAACAATCGCCGAGTGGATGGGAGATCGGGAGTTAACGATTCTCATTGAAATTATTTCATTTTCCTTTTTACTTATTCCGTTTATTGCTGTTATTCGTGGTTATTATCAAGGATTATATAATATGTTTCCTACAGCGCTGTCTCAAATCGCAGAACAAGTTGTGCGAGTAGGGACTATTTTGTATCTATCTATTTTCTTTGTGCACCATGGATATGGTCCTTATACTACGGGGGCGGGAGCAATTTTTGGCTCCATAACAGGCGGTCTAACATCTCTTATTGTTTTGTTTTTATTTGTTTTTAGAACAAAGACAAATTCTAAGGGAATGTTTCAACGCATAAAGAAAGCAGACGTCAAAAAAATAGTAAAAGTCCTGGTTATTCAAGGTTTATTAATTTGTATTAGCGGTATGGGTCTGCTGTTTATCCAGCTTATTGACTCCTTTACTTTATATTCTAGTCTAACGGCGCACGGCATGGCTGAAGAAGCAGCACAAATTTTAAAAGGTATTTACGACCGCGGTCTTCCGTTGATTCAATTAGGTACAGTAGTAGGTACAGCTTTTTCGCTTTCGCTTGTACCTGTTATTTCTTCAGCCATTGCGAAAAAGAACTTGTCATTTGTGGTTGAAAAAGTTCAGCTGTCTCTCCGTCTATCGCTTGTAGTCGGAGTTGGAGCAGCTTTTGGCTTGATTGCGCTGATGAAACCCATTAATATGCTTTTATACGGTGACTCCCACGGAACGGACGTTTTACAAATTTTGAGCTTGTTAGTTATATTTACAACAGTAGCAGCAACTGCTGGAGCTGTGCTGCAGGGGATGGGAGCTGTTTTCGCGCCTGTAATAGCCGTCATCGCTGGCATGGCAGTCAAACTGATATTGAATCTTTGGCTAATACCAGATTTTCAAACCATAGGAGCAGCCATTGCTTCCTCAGCTGGATTCGCTATCGTTGCAGCAATCAATCTATTTTGTCTGTATAAAAAGTTAGCTGTACCTCTTGTTCCGAAAAAGGTGAGTGGAGGTATTTTTATAACGGGCATAGCAATGGTCGTTCTTTTGCAAAGCTATTTATTTTGTTTACATCACTTTGTATGGTCTAATGGTTTAGATACAAGCAAACAAGTGGTTGAAACAGGAGCTGGTGTTTTAATAGGCGGTTTGTTTTATTTGTTTATCATTATGAAACAACACATTTTTACCGAAGAGGAATTACGTTTACTTCCAATGGGAAGTGTTTTAGCTAAATACGTATTAAAAAATAAATAAGAAGGTGAAGCAATGACAGGTAAAGTAACAGTTATTGGTTTAGGAGCAGGCGATTTAGAACAGCTACCTGTAGGCATTTATCGCTTGCTACAGCAGGAAAAGCATATTTATATGCGCACAAAAGAACATCCTGTAATCAAAGAATTAGAAAGTGAAGGCTTGACGTATGTATCCTATGATGACGTATACGAATCTTATGATGCATTTGAAGAGGTATATGAACATATATCAAATGATTTAATCGATAAAGCTTCAATAGAAGAAGTGGTGTATGCCGTTCCTGGGCACCCTTTAGTGGCAGAACGTACGGTTCAATTACTTTTACAAAAAGGAAAAGAACGAGGCATTCCTGTTGAAATTAAAGGAGGACAAAGCTTCTTAGACCCAATTTTTGGTGCGCTAAAGATCGATCCTATCGAAGGATTTCAGCTGCTAGACGGAACAGATTTAAAGCGAAGCGAAATAGAGTTAACCGGTCATGTTCTAATTGCTCAAGTGTACGATCAGTTCGTTGCTTCAGAGGTAAAGCTAACGCTGATGGAACACGTTCCTGATGATTACCTCGTTTATATTGTAACAGCAGCAGGAAGCAGTGAAGAAAAAATCCAGCCGGTCAAGCTGTATGAATTGGATAGAGAAATGTCGCTCAATAACTTAACGACTATTTATGTGCCTCCCGTAGCAGACGAAACAATTTTATATCATCAATTTGACTCGTTCAGAAGGATTATTGCCACGCTCAGAGGGCCAAACGGATGTCCTTGGGATCAAAAACAAACGCATGAATCGCTCAAGCGCTATTTGCTAGAAGAGTCATATGAGTTATTAGATGCAATTGACCGTCAAGATGACGATAATATGATTGAAGAGCTCGGTGATGTATTGCTGCAAGTATTGCTTCATGCCCAAATCGGTGAAGATGAAGGAATGTTTTCAATTGATGATGTCATTCGCAGTGTTTCAGAGAAAATGGTAAGACGCCATCCACATGTATTTGGGGAAGTGAGCGTGAATGATGCAGATGAGGTCTTAAAAAATTGGGATGAAATCAAAAAAGAAGAAAAAGGAGAGGAACCTTCTTCTCTGTTAGCTTCTGTACCTGGGGCTATGCCTTCTTTAATGAAAGCGCATGGATACCAAAAACAAGCTGCAAAAGTTGGTTTCGATTGGTCAGAAGTTGAACCTATGTGGGAAAAAGTACAGGAAGAACTTGCTGAATTCCAAGAGGAAGTACAGCATGCTGATAAAGAAAAAATGAGCGATGAATTTGGAGATATTTTATTTGCTTTAGTGAATATTGCAAGGTTTTATAAAATTGACTCTGAAGCCGCATTAGCTAAAACGAATACAAAATTTTTAAATCGATTTCAATATATTGAAGAAAAAGTGAGAGCTTCTGAAAAACCATTTGAATCTTTTTCGTTAGAAGAGTTAGATGAATTTTGGGAAGACGCCAAAAAAACAGGTTTGT contains the following coding sequences:
- a CDS encoding ribose-phosphate diphosphokinase — encoded protein: MSNVYADENLKLFTLNSNKALAEEIAKVIGVELGKCSVDRFSDGEIQINIEESIRGCDVFIIQSTSAPVNEHLMELLIMIDALKRASAKTINIVMPYYGYARQDRKARAREPITAKLAANIIEKAGATRIITLDLHAPQIQGFFDIPIDHLVGVPILGEYFKSKNLDDVVVVSPDHGGVTRARRLAERLKAPIAIIDKRRPRPNVAEVMNIVGQVEGKTAILIDDMIDTAGTITIGASALIEAGAKEVYACCTHPVLSGPAIERIQNSTIKELAVTNSIALTEDKKIDKVTELSVAPLIGEAIIRVHEEQSVSTLFD
- a CDS encoding 50S ribosomal protein L25/general stress protein Ctc codes for the protein MSISIQANKRTDFKNSTNRKIRDEGNFPAVVYGNKTESTPIYLNSADFIKTIREAGRNGVLTLQVDKQKYSVMLHDIQTDPLKNEIVHADFQVIDMKKEIDTEVSLSLVGEAKGTKEGGVLQQSLYEISLKGLPQDIPSSIDVDVSELGINDTITVADIKVGKKLEITHNAEDTVASVLPPQQEEEPDSGEVQDAEGDVEATKEKNNEE
- the pth gene encoding aminoacyl-tRNA hydrolase, yielding MKLIVGLGNPGKEYDRTRHNIGFMAIDKIAEQFMISLDKTKFSGIYGTGIIKGEKVILLKPLTYMNLSGESIRPLMDYFDIDVEDLLVIYDDLDLPCGKVRLRTKGSPGGHNGIKSIIQHLKTQEFNRIRIGIDRPKNGMKVVDYVLGRFTEDEMVHMEEAMKTSIHASEDFLGKPFLEVMNRYN
- a CDS encoding anti-sigma-F factor Fin family protein; protein product: MSIHYFCRHCGAKVGMIEKTAHNTEALGFNHLTADERKDFIHYHNSGDIVVKIICEDCQEALERNPDYHQYETFIQ
- the mfd gene encoding transcription-repair coupling factor, whose translation is MRGIRQQFEENKEIGAVVSSLEEGLKEQLVTGISGSARSVLMALLNEDKKYPLLVVTHNLYQAQKVYEDLLHLLPEKDVFLYPVNDLVATEVGIASPELKAQRIEVLNYWSQHTGGVVVTPLAGIRKLLPPKARWEQTQLPFQMGIDIDVDHYLKRLVELGYERASMVSAPGEFSVRGGIIDIYPLTEELPVRIELFDTEIDSIRTFTIEDQRSQEQLKEISIGPATEIIVNQNEVAQGIEELEAQLASTLQQVKNAALKATLTENIKGEIEQLRQGQLLENMFKYLSFFYESPASLLDYLPEGGLVIFDETTRIQETSDQLETEEAEWITELLGQGQIVRDVQLSHKLPSLIQRAKHQFLYLSLFLKHVSYTSPQNIINISCKQMQQFYGQMNLLKSEIERWKNANYTVVLLGADKERVKKLEGVLADYDIDSSILDGNGQLVPGLVQIIEGDLQMGFELPMQKLAVLTEEELFKKRVKKSKRRQKLSNAERIKSYSELNVGDYVVHVNHGIGRYLGMETLEINGNHKDYIHIKYEGSDKLYVPVEQIDQVQKYVGSEGKEPKVYKLGGNDWKKVKRKVESSVQDIADDLIKLYAEREASKGYAFSPDGDLQREFETAFPYQETEDQLRSVQEIKKDMEHERPMDRLLCGDVGYGKTEVAIRAAFKAVTDGKQVAILVPTTILAQQHYETIRERFQDYPINIGLLSRFRSRKQQQETIKGLKNGTVDVVIGTHRLLSKDVIYKDLGLLVIDEEQRFGVTHKEKIKQMKANVDVLTLTATPIPRTLHMSMLGVRDLSVIETPPENRFPVQTYVVEYNPVLVREAIERELARDGQVYFLYNRVEDIERKAEEISMLVPDARVTYAHGKMNETELEAVILSFLEGEYDVIVSTTIIETGVDIPNVNTLIVNNADKMGLSQLYQLRGRVGRSNRVAYAYFTYHKDKVLTEVAEKRLQAIKEFTELGSGFKIAMRDLSIRGAGNLLGAQQHGFIDSVGFDLYSQMLKEAIEERRGSDGESVKFNVEMNLDLDAYIPDQYITDGRLKIEMYKRFRGIEALEDIQELQDEMIDRFGEYPAEVEYLFKVAETKVYATQNLVESILQSKQEISILLSEEASSTVDGQKLFMLGDQFGRMVSLGMEGKKVKLVVNVKGLAQKEWLNIVYQLVKGVATVKKEQVTN
- the spoVT gene encoding stage V sporulation protein T, with product MKATGIVRRIDDLGRVVIPKEIRRTLRIREGDPLEIFVDRDGEVILKKYSPISELGDFAKEYGEALYDSLGHPVLICDRDVFIAVAGSSKKEYLNKNISSLVESVMESRSSSLVTDGKNLEFVDGYEENISSYTIGPIIANGDPIGAVVIFSKDKSLGEVEHKAAETAASFLSRQMEQ
- a CDS encoding putative polysaccharide biosynthesis protein — its product is MQKQSKLYSIFNGAIILTLAGLFTKILSATYRIPYHHIAGDIGFYIYQQVYPLYGIALQLGTYGFPVIISKLVADYGATNRRKEIRGILQVSFAFLFVVGCTIFALEYIFAETIAEWMGDRELTILIEIISFSFLLIPFIAVIRGYYQGLYNMFPTALSQIAEQVVRVGTILYLSIFFVHHGYGPYTTGAGAIFGSITGGLTSLIVLFLFVFRTKTNSKGMFQRIKKADVKKIVKVLVIQGLLICISGMGLLFIQLIDSFTLYSSLTAHGMAEEAAQILKGIYDRGLPLIQLGTVVGTAFSLSLVPVISSAIAKKNLSFVVEKVQLSLRLSLVVGVGAAFGLIALMKPINMLLYGDSHGTDVLQILSLLVIFTTVAATAGAVLQGMGAVFAPVIAVIAGMAVKLILNLWLIPDFQTIGAAIASSAGFAIVAAINLFCLYKKLAVPLVPKKVSGGIFITGIAMVVLLQSYLFCLHHFVWSNGLDTSKQVVETGAGVLIGGLFYLFIIMKQHIFTEEELRLLPMGSVLAKYVLKNK
- the mazG gene encoding nucleoside triphosphate pyrophosphohydrolase; the encoded protein is MTGKVTVIGLGAGDLEQLPVGIYRLLQQEKHIYMRTKEHPVIKELESEGLTYVSYDDVYESYDAFEEVYEHISNDLIDKASIEEVVYAVPGHPLVAERTVQLLLQKGKERGIPVEIKGGQSFLDPIFGALKIDPIEGFQLLDGTDLKRSEIELTGHVLIAQVYDQFVASEVKLTLMEHVPDDYLVYIVTAAGSSEEKIQPVKLYELDREMSLNNLTTIYVPPVADETILYHQFDSFRRIIATLRGPNGCPWDQKQTHESLKRYLLEESYELLDAIDRQDDDNMIEELGDVLLQVLLHAQIGEDEGMFSIDDVIRSVSEKMVRRHPHVFGEVSVNDADEVLKNWDEIKKEEKGEEPSSLLASVPGAMPSLMKAHGYQKQAAKVGFDWSEVEPMWEKVQEELAEFQEEVQHADKEKMSDEFGDILFALVNIARFYKIDSEAALAKTNTKFLNRFQYIEEKVRASEKPFESFSLEELDEFWEDAKKTGL